In Streptomyces sp. NBC_00683, the DNA window ACGAGACCGTCTGGGGCGTCGAGCTCGACCGGCCAAATTTCCGGCGCAAGGTCCTGACCACGCCCGGCTTCGTCGAGGCCGTCGACGGACCGCCGCGCCGCACCGGCGGACGGGGGAAACCGGCCGCTCTGTACCGGGCGGGTGCCGCCACCGCCCTGCACCCTCCACTCCTGCGCCCGGAAGGACGGACATCATGATCCCGACAAGGATTCTCACCAAACAGGCGGCCTCGGGCGCGCTGACCGGGCTCGCGCTCGGTGACGCGCTGGGCTTCCCGACCGAGTTCAACAACGTGCCGTCCATCCTCGCCAAGTGCGGGCCGTGGCGGCAGATGCGGCTCCCGAAGCCGGCGATCGTCAGCGACGACACCCAGATGACACTCGCCCTGGGGCGCGGCATACGCACCGCCATGGACCGCGGACTGCTCACCCCGCTGCGGCTGGTGCGCCCCGTCCGGGAGGAGTTCGTCGACTGGTACCACTCCCCGGACAACAACCGCGCCCCCGGCCGCACCTGCATGACGGCCTGCCGCATGCTCGACAGCGAACGGCCCTGGCAGGAGGCCAGCCAGACAGGCTCCAAGGGCTGCGGCGCCAACATGCGGGTCGCACCCGTCGGGCTCGTACCCGGCCTCAGCGAGGAGCAGCGCTCCGGCGCGGCCCAGCTCCAGGCCGCCCTCACCCACGGCCACCCCACGGCCCTGGCCGCCTCCGACCTGATGGCCCGCGCGGTGTTCCTGCTGGCGCAGGGGGCCGAACCCATGGGCCTGGTAGGACAGTTGCGCAGCTACGCGTTCGAGAGCAGGGGCCGCTACCTGGAGCGCTGGCTCGGCGACCTCTGGCGGTACGCGGGCGACGCCTCGCCGGAGGAGTACATCGGCCGAGGCTGGGACGAGTGCCTGACCGCCCTGGCCAAGGTCCAGGACGCGCTGCGTCACCCCTCCCCGGAGACCGACCCGTGCGAGGCGACCGGCGACGGCTGGATCGCCGAGGAAGCCCTCGCCACGGCCCTGCACTGCTTCCTGCTCTTCCCGGAGGAACCGGCCACCGCACTGCGCAGGGCCGCCTGCACCCGGGGCGACTCCGACTCGCTGGGCTGCCTGACGGGAGCGCTGGCCGGGGCGCATCTGGGGGCGGCGGCCTGGCCCAAGGAGTGGTCGGAACGCATCGAGTACCGGAGCGACCTGCTGTCGCTCGGTGCGCTCTGGGACTCTTGATCCATGCACCTCGACACGACGTCCCTCCTACGGGCCGGGCTGCCGGTCACCGACTTCGCCCCGGTCCTCGCCGAGGAGCCCGGACCCCTCCTGTTCGCCACCGTCTCCGGCGCGCATCTGTACGGCTTCCCCTCCCGCGACTCGGACGTGGACCTGCGGGGGGTCCACGTCCTTCCCGCGGAGGATCTCGTCGGGCTGCGCGACCCCGAGGAGACGCGCTCGCGCATGTGGGACCGCGACGGTGTCGAGATGGATCTCGTCACCCACGATCTCCGCAAGTTCGTCCGCCTCATGCTGAAGCCCAACGGCTACGTACTGGAGCAGCTGCTGTCCCCGCTGGTCGTGCACACCACCGTGCTGCACACGGAACTGACCGCACTGGCGCCGAGCGTGCTGACCCGCAACCACGCCCACCACTACCGAGGATTCGCCGGCACCCAGTGGCGGCTGTTCGAGAAGACCGGTGAACTGAAACCGCTGCTCTACACGTTCCGGGCCCTGCTCACCGGCATCCACCTCATGCGCAGCGGTGAACTGGTGGCGCACCTGCCGACGCTGCTGGGGGAGGTCGTGGCACCCGCGTATCTGCCCTCCCTGATCGAGGCCAAGGCGGAGGCCGAGCACGGCGGCGCCCACACCGTGGACGGTGCGGTGGCGGCGCGGGACGTCGAGGCACTGCACACGGTCCTCGACGAGGCCCAGGCCGGATCACGGCTGGCCGACGCCGGTTCGGGGTTCGACGCGCTGCACGACCTGGTGGTCCGCGCGCGGCTCGGCTAGCCGGCCGCCGACGCCCTGCGGGCCCGGACCAGGAACGCCTCCACACGCTCCAGGTCCGGCTCCGGGGGCAGGGGTGAACGGGTGACCGCCTCGTCGTTGTCCTCGGCCAGGCGGTTCATCCGGCGCTCCACCTCGGACCACGGGACCTCGCCCCGCTTCACCGCGAGGAGCCCCTCGCGCGCGTCGCCGACCTCGATCGTCAGCCGGCCCGTCCGCAGCAGGTCCCGGCCGGCCGCCAGCAGCCGCAGCAGGTGCATGGCGTGCTTCCAGCGCGGTGCGCCGTACTGCCGGACGTCAGCCTCCAGCTTCCTGCGCTGGCCCACCGCGTAGCGGACGAACGTCTCGTGGGCCCGGCGGGACAGGAACGCCCCGCGCAGGCCGAGCAGTTCGCGGCCGGTGTCGTCGATCCGCTCCACGAGCGGTGAGTGCAGGCACTCCAGCACATTGGGGTTGGCCCGGAGCGCCAGTTCGCAGAAGCGCTCCAGCTCCCAGGAGAACTGCTCCCGATCCGGTCCGTCGACATGCGTCGGCGGCTTGGTGAAGCGCCAGAACAGCGGAGTCGGGGCGAGGAAGATCCCGCGCCGGTCCGTGTCGCTGTCGTCCGTGGCCAGCCCGAAGGCGCGGGAGCCCATCACACACGAGTAGACCGTGTGGTCGCGTACGAGGGCCTCGGCCTCGGGGGTGATCATGCGCGCGAGGCTACCGGCCTACCCGAGCCGGATGCTGTCGCCCTCGACGGTGATCTGCTCCGGGGGCAGCGGGCGCGTGGCGGGGCCGGCTTCGACGGCGGCGTCCGTGATGCTGAACTTGCTGCCGTGGCAGGCGCAGTTGATCGTGCCGTCGCTCACCGACGCGACGATGCAGCCCGCGTGGGTGCAGACGGCGGAGAAGGCCTTGAACTCGCCCGCCTCCGGCTGGGTCACCACGATCTTGCGGTCCTTGAAGATCGTGCCACCGCCGACCGGGACGTCGGAGGTCCGGGTCAGCTCCCCGGCCGAGGTCCCCGAGGCCTTGGGGGTCTCCGGGGTCTTCCCGGTCTCCGAGGCGGAGGCCGGGGCCGTGCTCCCGTCGCTGTCCCCGTCGCCGGACGAGCCGCAGCCGGTCACCAGTGCGGCGGCGCCCGCCGTCAGGACCGTCCTTCGCCGTGCGTTCATGGCTCTCCTCGCGTGGTGGTCGATGAGAGGCATCGTGGCGCCGCGGGCCGCGCGGACGAAGCAACCGGGCGGCGGGTGCGCCCGGGCGAGTGGCGAGGGAGCTACTTCCTGTACAGTTGTCCAGGAAATCTACTCGCAGGAGGCCGCACGCCATGCAGACCGCCGCCCAGGTGCTGGTCGCGCTCGTCGCGCTGATCCACGCCTACTTCCTCGTCCTGGAGATGTTCCTCTGGGACACCCCGCGCGGCCGGAAGGCCTTCGGCACCACCGAGGAGTTCTCCGGGCAGAGCGCCACCCTCGCCGCCAACCAGGGGCTCTACAACGGATTCATGGCCGCCGGGCTGGTCTGGAGCCTGATCGCGGGCGATCCCGTCGCGTACCAGGCGCAGATCTTCTTTCTGAGCTGCCTGATCGTCGCCGGGGTGTACGGGGCGGCCACCGTCAGCCGCAAGATCCTCTACGTCCAGGCGGCGCCCGCAGCCCTCGCGCTCGCCCTCGTCCTGTCGGCGGGCTGAGCGCCATGGCGCCGGCGGTGACGGACGGCAGCGGCGACCCGCGTACCGCACGGACCCGCGGCAGGCTCCGGGAGGCGCTGCTGGAGGCCTGTGCCGAGCGGTCGCTGGACCGGGTCAGCGTCGCGGACGTGGTGCGCGGGGCGGGCGTCGGGCGCGCCACCTTCTATCTGCACTACGACGATCTGCGCGCCCTGGCCCTGGACGCCTGCGCCGGGCCCGTACGGGAGGCGGTCGACGCCCTCCACGCCTGGGACCGGACACCCCCGGGACCCGACGCTCCACCGGACGAGCTGGTCGCCCTGCTCGCGGACGTGCGCCGCCGGGCCGCCGTCTACCGGAGCCTGCTCGGCCCCGGCGGCCCCCTCGGCGACCTGCTGCACCAGGAACTGCGGCAGCGCAGCATCGACGAGCTGCGGCGGCGCAGGCCCGGTGGCAGCGGCCACGACCTCACCGCGAGCGCCGTGGCCGGACTGTTCACCGGAATGCTCGCGGACTGGGTCCACGACCGGACCGACGCCACCCCGGAGCAGCTCGCCGGACGGATCTGGCGCAACCTCCTCGCCGTGCACGCCGCGGCGGCGTCTCACGGACAGAGCACGGCGGCCGCGGGTCCCGCCGCACCTCTAGGCTGAAAGAGCACGCAGATCGAAGAAGCAAGGGGTTACGACGTGGCGGTACGAGCGATCCGAGGCGCCGTCCAGCTGGAGCGGGACGAAGCCGGACACATGGACGAGAAGGTGGGTGCGCTGCTCACCGCGATCCTGGAGCGCAACCAGATCGTCGCCGACGACCTGATCAGCGTCTGGTTCACCGCCACCCCCGATCTGCACAGCGACTTCCCGGCCGCCGCCGCACGCGGCCTCGGCATCGTCGACGTACCGCTGATCTGCGCCCAGGAGCTCGACATCACCGGGGCCATGCCCCGGGTGGTCCGCATACTCGCGCACGTCGAGACGTACCTCTCCAAAGCAGAGATCAGCCACGTCTACCTCGGCGCCACCGGCGCCCTCCGCAAGGACATCGCCCAGTGAGAACAGCCGTCGTCATCGGAACCGGCCTGGTCGGCACCTCCGCAGCCCTCGCTCTCGCGGGGCGGGGTGTCCACGTCCACCTCGTCGACCGGGACACCACGTCGGCCGGGACGGCGGCGGCGCTCGGGGCAGGTACGGAAGAGGCGCCCGAGGGCCCCGTCGACCTGGCGATCGTCGCCGTACCGCCCGCGCACACCGCGTCCGTACTGGCCACCGCCATCCGTGACGGTGTCGCCCGCGGCTACCTGGACGTCGCCAGCGTCAAGGGCGGCCCGCGCCGGGAGCTGGAGGCGCGCGGCATCGACCTCACCGGGTACATCGGTACGCACCCCATGGCCGGCAAGGAGCGCTCAGGCCCCCTCGCGGCCACCGCCGACCTCTTCGAGGGCCGCCCCTGGGTCCTCACCCCGACCCGGGACACCGACACCGAGGTCCTCAACCTCGCCCTGGAACTGGTCGCGCTCTGCCGCGCGGTCCCCGTCGTCATGGACGCCGACGCGCACGACCGCGCCGTCGCCCTGGTCTCCCACACCCCGCAGCTGATCTCCTCGATGGTCGCGGCCCGCCTGGAGGAGGCCGACGAGACCGCCGTACGCCTGTGCGGCCAGGGAATCAGGGACGTCACCCGGATCGCCGCCTCCGACCCCCGGATGTGGGTGGAGATCCTCTCCGCCAACCCCGGCCCGGTCGCCGACGTCCTGGCCGGCGTCGCCACCGACCTGGACGAGACGGTACGGGCGCTGCGCGGCCTCCAGTCCGCCGACGAGGACAAGCGCCGCGCGGGCACCGAAGGCATCGAGGACGTCCTGCGGCGCGGCAACGCCGGCCGGGTGAGGGTGCCGGGCAAGCACGGCGCCGCCCCCGCCTCGTACGAGATCGTGGCCGTCCTCATCAGCGACCGGCCCGGTGAACTGGCCGCGATCTTCGCCGACGCGGGGCGGGCCGGGGTCAACATCGAGGACGTACGCATCGAGCACGCCACCGGGCAGCAGGCCGGTCTGGTCCAGCTCATGGTCGAGCCGAGCGCGGCGCCCGCACTGAGCGCGGCGCTCAGCGAGCGGGGCTGGTCGATCCGCCCGTAGCGCGACGGCGGGACAGGGGTGGGCAAGGGCCCTTCCCGCACTCGGTAACCTTGGGGGAGGCCGTCCCGTGGCCCCGCTCCGCCCACCCCGCGTACCAGGAAGGTGTCCACCACCGTGGAAACCGTAAGCGCCGCCGCCCGGACCGCACCGGCCGCAGTGATCGTCGCCATCGACGGACCCTCCGGCACCGGCAAGTCGAGCACCTCCAAGGCCGTCGCCGCCCAGCTCGGCCTGAGCTACCTGGACACCGGCGCCCAGTACCGGGCGATCACGTGGTGGATGCTGAACAACGGCATCGACGTGCAGAACCCGTCCGAGATCGCCACCGCCGCCGCCAAGCCGGTCATCGTCTCCGGTACGGACCCGGCCGCCCCGACGATCACCGTCGACGGCGAGGACGCCTCCGGCCCGATCCGCACCCAGGAGGTCACCTCCAAGGTCAGCGCCGTCAGCGCCGTCCCGGAGGTGCGCACCCTGATCACCGAGCTGCAGCGCTCCATCGCCGCGGAGGCCGAGCGCGGCATCGTCGTCGAGGGCCGGGACATCGGCACGACCGTGCTGCCCGACGCCGACATCAAGATCTTCCTGACCGCCTCCCCGGAGGCGCGCGCCGCCCGCCGCAGCGGTGAGGTCAAGGGTTCCGATCTCGCCACCACCAAGGAGGCGCTGATCAAGCGGGACGCAGCCGACTCCGGCCGCAAGACCTCGCCGCTGGCCAAGGCCGGCGACGCCGTCGAGGTGGACACCACCGAGCTGACCCTTCAGCAGGTCATCGAGTGCGTCGTCACCCTCGTCGGGGAGAAGCAGGCCGTGAAGTGACCGAAGCCACTGCCGCACCCGCACTGCGCGGAGCGGCCGTCGGACGGGGCATCGGCATCGGGCTCATGTACGGGCTGTTCAAGCCACGAGTCCTCGGTGCGTGGCGGGTACCCGCCGCCGGACCCGTCATACTCGCGGTGAACCATGCGCACAACATCGACGGACCGATGCTGATGGGCACCGCGCCCCGGCCCGTCCACTTCCTGATCAAGAAAGAGGCGTTCGTCGGCCCCCTCGACCCGTTCCTGCGCGGAATCGGTCAGCTGAAGGTGGACCGTACGACCGTCGACCGCACCGCCATCACCCAGGCCCTCGGTGTGCTGGACAACGGCGGGGTCCTCGGGATCTTCCCCGAGGGCACCAGGGGCGAGGGCGACTTCGCCTCCCTGCGGGCAGGACTCGCGTACTTCGCGGTACGCGGCGGGGCACCGATCGTCCCCGTGGCGGTCCTGGGAAGCACCGAGGGCCGCGGACGGCTGATACCGGCACTGCCCCCGCTGCGCAGCCGGGTCGACGTCGTCTTCGGCGACGCCTTCCAGGCCGGCGACGGCAGCGGACGGCGCACCAGGAAGGCGCTGGACGAGGCGACGCTTCGTATCCAGGGGAAGCTGACCGCGCACCTGGAGAACGCCAGGCGCCTCACCGGGCGCCAGGCCCGGCCGTCAGCGGTTTGACGGCAGGGCCTGCGAGACTTGAGTAGTGGGCCGCGCGATCGTGGCCCATCGATGATGATGCAAAGAGGGAACGGACTTCATGAACGACCAGATTCACTCCGACGGCTCGGACCACGAGCACGGAGCACTTGGCGACGCCGAGTACGCGGAGTTCATGGAGCTCGCCGCGCAGGAGGGGTTCGACCCCGAAGAGGTCGAGGGCGCGATCGGTGAGGCCGGTCACGGCCCGCTTCCCGTCCTCGCCGTCGTCGGCCGCCCCAATGTCGGCAAGTCGACCCTCGTGAACCGCATCCTCGGCCGCCGCGAGGCCGTCGTGCAGGACAAGCCGGGCGTCACCCGTGACCGGGTGAACTACGAGGCCGAATGGGCCGGCCGCCGCTTCAGGCTCGTCGACACCGGCGGCTGGGAGCAGGACGTACTGGGCCTCGACGCCTCCGTCGCCGCCCAGGCCGAGTACGCGATCTCGACGGCCGACGCGGTCGTCTTCGTCGTCGACGCTACGGTCGGCGCGACCGACACCGACGAGGCCGTCGTCAGGCTGCTGCGCAAGGCCAAGAAGCCCGTCGTCCTGTGCGCGAACAAGGTCGACGGACAGAGCGGCGAGGCGGACGCGACCGCGCTCTGGTCGCTCGGTCTCGGCCAGCCCCACCCGGTCTCCTCGCTGCACGGCCGCGGCACCGGCGACATGCTCGACGCCGTGCTGGAGGCACTGCCCGAGGCGCCGGCCCAGACGTTCGGCACCGCCCTCGGCGGTCCGCGCCGCATCGCGCTCATCGGCCGCCCGAACGTCGGCAAGTCCTCGCTCCTGAACAAGGTCGCCAACGAGGACCGTGTCGTCGTCAACGAGCTCGCCGGCACCACCCGTGACCCGGTCGACGAGCTGATCGAGCTCGGCGGCATCACCTGGAAGTTCATCGACACGGCCGGCATCCGCCGCAAGGTGCACCTCCAGGAGGGCGCGGACTACTACGCCTCGCTGCGCACCGCGGCCGCCGTGGAGAAGGCCGAGGTCGCCGTCATCCTGATCGACTCGAGCGAGTCCATCAGCGTGCAGGACCAGCGGATCGTCACGATGGCCGTCGAGTCGGGCCGCGCGATCGTGCTCGCCTTCAACAAGTGGGACACCCTCGACGAGGAGCGTCGCTACTACCTCGAGCGCGAGATCGAGACGGAGCTCGCGCAGGTCGCCTGGGCTCCCCGCGTCAACGTCTCGGCCGTCACCGGCCGGCACATGGAGCGGCTGGTCCCGGCGATCGAGACCGCGATCGAGGGCTGGGAGACCCGTATCCCGACCGGTCGGCTGAACGCCTTCCTCGGTGAGATCGTCGCCTCCCACCCGCACCCGGTCCGCGGCGGCAAGCAGCCCCGCATCCTCTTCGGAACGCAGGCCGGCGTGAAGCCGCCGCGGTTCGTGCTCTTCGCCTCCGGCTTCCTGGAGCACGGCTACCGCCGCTTCGTCGAGCGCCGCCTGCGCGAGGAGTTCGGATTCGAGGGGACTCCGCTCCACATCTCGGTCCGGGTGCGCGAGAAGCGCGGCCGCAAGAAGTAACGGCACGACGAAGCCCCGGACCACTCGCTCCGTGCGAGTGGTCCGGGGCTTCGTCGTGCCGTCAGGCGTCCGCGGACCCGGGCGGCAGCGCCGCGGGCCGGGCCTGCCCGGCATGCCGTCCTACCCGCTGCCAGGACCCGAGGTTCCCGGTGTGGGTGCTCTGACTGCCCTGCCCGTTCGCCGTGCGGCCGCCCAGCGGTGCACGGCTGCCGAACATCCCGGTACCGAACGTTCTGAAGCCGAGGTTCTCCTCACCGCTCCGGTCCCCAGGCAGCGCCCGGAACGACCGCCGGTACTCGGAGTACAGCGCGTCGTAGATCGGGGTGGGGGACTTGCCGCCCGAGGGGTCCTGCGACGGGCGCATGGCCGGGATCGGGGTCTGCTGCTGGCGAGGAGGGTCGTATGAGTGCACGTAGGTGCCAACGACCTCACCGCCCGTCGGATGCGGGCCGGGCGGAGAAATCGCTGTTCGGGGGGTGTGGGAAGGCAGCACGGACACGATCAGGTCCCGGCCAGCGGCATCGACGCGGCGACCAGGAGCCCGTTGACCGCGGCCTTGTCCAGCGCGTCGCGGAGCAGGTCCTCGCGCGGCTGCTGGCCGATCGAGCCCGCCGGGGCGGCGAAGACGAGCACGGTCTGCGACTTGTTCGCCGCCGCCCGCCAGCCCTCGGTGACCTGGAGCGGCTGATGGGCCTGCCACCAGGCAACCGGGTTGCCGCCGCCGGCGCCCGGCTGCAGCACGGCGTGCAGCTGCCCCATGGCGAGCAGGACCGACCAGCCGGGGAGCACACCCGGCAGACGGTTCAGATCGGGCGTGTGCAGGAAGCCCTGTTCCTGCAGCAGCTGGAGGAACTGGTCGCCCGCCAGGCCGTCCGTGCCGGGCCGGGCGATCGGGCCGGTCGGTTCGACGACCAGGGCCGGGCGGAGGTCGTCCTCGATGAGGACGAGACCGCTGGTGATGCCGAGGACGGCCTGCTGGGGCATGAGGCTCTCCGCGTTCTGTGGCTCGCTGCCGGTGATGGATCGCACGGCGCCCTGCAGCTGGTCCTCGGCGACCTGGACCACCTGCGACGGGATGCAGGTCGCGTGGGCGAACGCGAGCACCGCGGTCTCCTCGCCGATGAACAGCACCGTGCTGGTGCGCTCCTGGTCGGAGTCGCCGGGAGTGCGGCAGGAGGTGCAGTCGTAACTGCCTGGGGCGTTGTCGCCGACGAGCAGCCGGTCGGCTTCGGCATCGCCGATCTCGGCGCGTACGTCCTCGCTGACGTCGAGCATGCGCGGCACGGGTGGCTCCTCGAACTCGGTGCGTGGGCCGGGCGGTTCCCGGCTCATGAAGAGACAACGGGCGATCCGGGGCCGGGGTCACGCGCGAATCGGGAGGAGAAAGCGGGAGAGTCGGCAGGCCGATACATCGACAGATCGGGAAACTGATGCGGAGTCCGGTATTCCGCCGATGAATCCACTATGCACGGGCGTTCGTTCGAATTGTTACGACTCTGTACGACTCCTGTGCGAGCCCTGTGACCGCTCCTGACGCCACGTAAGGTCCGTTGCAGACCAGTCGATCAGGGGAAACGACTACGTAATGCACATTTCATTTCTGCTCCACAACGCGTACGGCATCGGGGGAACGATCCGTACCACCTTCACGCTCGCGCAGACCTTGGCCGAGCAGCACGACGTCGAGATCGTGTCCGTCTTCCGGCACCGTGACGGACCCGCGCTGGGCGCGCCCGACCGCGTACGGATGAGCCACCTCGTCGATCTGCGCAAGGAGAGTCCGTACTACGAGGGCGGCGCCGCGGAACATGCCAGGCCCGCCTCGGTGTTCCCGCGCGGCGACACGAGGCACCGGCAGTACAGCAGGCTCACCGACACCCGGATCGCGGCCCATCTGGGCGCGATCGAGGCGGACGTCGTCATCGGTACGCGCCCCGGCCTCAACGTCCACATCAGCGCACAGGCGCGGCGCGGGCCCGTGCGCATCGGCCAGGAGCACCTGACCCTCGACAGCCACAGCTACCGGCTGCGCCGGGAGATAGGCCACCGGTACGGACTGCTCGACGCGGTCACCACCGTCACCCGGGCCGACGCCCGCGACTACCGGAACAGGCTGCGGCTGCCCGGCGTACGGATCGAGGCCATCCCGAACGGCGTGCCGGAGCCCGCGGGCCCGCCCGCGGAGTCCGACGCCAAGTGGGTGGTCGCGGCGGGACGGCTGCACCGGGTGAAGCGGTACGACCTGCTGGTCCGGGCCTTCGCCGAGGTCGCGGCGGCCCGCCCCGGCTGGCGGCTGCGGATCTACGGCGGCGGCGACGCGACCGGCAACGAGCAGAAGACACTGCGCGGACTCATCGACGGACTCGGGCTCCAGGACCGGGTGCGCCTCATGGGCTCGGTCCATCCGATGGAGGCGGAGTGGCCCAAGGGCTCCATCGCCGCCGTCACCTCGGAGCGCGAGTCGTTCGGCATGACCATCGTCGAGGCGATGCGCTGCGGACTGCCGGTCGTCGCCACGGACTGCCCGCACGGTCCGGCCGAGATCATCGACGACGGCACGGACGGGCGGCTCGTGCCGGTGGGGGACACCGACGCGTTCGCGCGTGCCCTGCTCGCCCTGATCGACGACGACGAGCTGAGGCGGCGGATGGGGCGGGCCGCACGGGCCTCCTCCGCACGGTTCGACCCGGCACCGATCGCCGAACGGCACGAGAAACTCTTCGCCGAGCTGGCCGCGCAAGGGGCGAGGGGCCGTTCCCGGAGCGCGCTGCGCACCGTGGTCCACCGCTCCAGGGGCACGGTGCTGGACGGGGCGTATGCGCTGCGCTACAAGGCGGCCGACGCGCTGCGCAAGGGGCGGGCCGGCTGAGCTCTGGCCACGGCATCCCGGATCGTTTCATTCCGGATAGCGCCGACGGGCGGGGGCGGGCGAGGGCGGCTGCGGGGGATTCATAAGACCCGCATAAGGCCGCGCAAATTCTGGGTGGCGAAACTGTTTACGCCCGCCCCCGCAGGCCCGGGGGAATGCGGACCTCGTGCCGCATCTCCTCCCGCAATTTCCCTTCCAGGGCGCCGGATAGTCATTCCCGGGACAGCCCGCATTCTTACTGTGTGCGCTTGGACGGCTCGTTCGGGTGAAGCAGTTCGAAGTAAACGGGTGTGGGGATCCTGTGACACAAGCGTGACCGGTGAGGTACGTGGGGATGCATCGCCGCTTGTTTCCGCCCCGGCTTCCGTCACGGTGCCGGGCCGCCTACGGTGAGAGGTATGGCACCTATACCGACCCCTCCCGCCCAGCCGGACGACACCCCCCAGTCGTATGTCGGCCTCGACGCCGAAGCCGCCGAACGGCAGGCCAGAGCGCGCGGCTGGAGCACGGTGAGGGCCCTTGCGCCGGGCACGTTCATCACCATGGAGTTCCTCGGCGGGCGGATCAACTTCGAGGTCGACGCCTCCACCGTGACCCGCTGCTGGGTGGGCTGAACCCTTCTGTACGAGTTGTACGAGCGAAGGCCCCGACCGGACTCCGGTCGGGGCCTTCGCTCGTACAACTCGTACAGGGAAGCGGCTGTGCGCACCGTTCGCGCAGGTCAGGGGGCGACCGATCCGCCCGTCACCGGGTGTGCCGGAGTCGTGCCGCTCCGGGGGGCGCGGTCCGCGTGCGGCGGGCGGCGTGAACCGGCCGGGGTGATCGGCGTCCGTTCCGAGCGGACCGCGTGCGGGGGATGCGCCCTCGCACGGTTGCCCGCGCCGGTGTGGCCGCCGGCCGCCGGTGCGTCGAGCGCGGAGTCGCAGACCTCGGCGCGCTCGGCGTGTTCGGCGCCGAGCGTGCTCAGCGACTGGGGCAGGAGCACCGGGGAGGGGCCGCCCGGGGCCACGGGGGCGGCGTCCCGGAGCCTGCGCCGCGCGCGCCACTGCTCGCGCACCGACAGGATCCAGACCTCCGTACGCGTGATCAGCGGCTCGAACCAGGGCAGGGCCAGCAGGATCAGCAGACCGGCGGCCCAGCCCAGCAGGAC includes these proteins:
- a CDS encoding DUF1304 domain-containing protein — its product is MQTAAQVLVALVALIHAYFLVLEMFLWDTPRGRKAFGTTEEFSGQSATLAANQGLYNGFMAAGLVWSLIAGDPVAYQAQIFFLSCLIVAGVYGAATVSRKILYVQAAPAALALALVLSAG
- a CDS encoding nucleotidyltransferase domain-containing protein, encoding MHLDTTSLLRAGLPVTDFAPVLAEEPGPLLFATVSGAHLYGFPSRDSDVDLRGVHVLPAEDLVGLRDPEETRSRMWDRDGVEMDLVTHDLRKFVRLMLKPNGYVLEQLLSPLVVHTTVLHTELTALAPSVLTRNHAHHYRGFAGTQWRLFEKTGELKPLLYTFRALLTGIHLMRSGELVAHLPTLLGEVVAPAYLPSLIEAKAEAEHGGAHTVDGAVAARDVEALHTVLDEAQAGSRLADAGSGFDALHDLVVRARLG
- a CDS encoding prephenate dehydrogenase; its protein translation is MRTAVVIGTGLVGTSAALALAGRGVHVHLVDRDTTSAGTAAALGAGTEEAPEGPVDLAIVAVPPAHTASVLATAIRDGVARGYLDVASVKGGPRRELEARGIDLTGYIGTHPMAGKERSGPLAATADLFEGRPWVLTPTRDTDTEVLNLALELVALCRAVPVVMDADAHDRAVALVSHTPQLISSMVAARLEEADETAVRLCGQGIRDVTRIAASDPRMWVEILSANPGPVADVLAGVATDLDETVRALRGLQSADEDKRRAGTEGIEDVLRRGNAGRVRVPGKHGAAPASYEIVAVLISDRPGELAAIFADAGRAGVNIEDVRIEHATGQQAGLVQLMVEPSAAPALSAALSERGWSIRP
- the aroH gene encoding chorismate mutase, which encodes MAVRAIRGAVQLERDEAGHMDEKVGALLTAILERNQIVADDLISVWFTATPDLHSDFPAAAARGLGIVDVPLICAQELDITGAMPRVVRILAHVETYLSKAEISHVYLGATGALRKDIAQ
- a CDS encoding Rieske (2Fe-2S) protein, which gives rise to MNARRRTVLTAGAAALVTGCGSSGDGDSDGSTAPASASETGKTPETPKASGTSAGELTRTSDVPVGGGTIFKDRKIVVTQPEAGEFKAFSAVCTHAGCIVASVSDGTINCACHGSKFSITDAAVEAGPATRPLPPEQITVEGDSIRLG
- a CDS encoding lysophospholipid acyltransferase family protein — translated: MTEATAAPALRGAAVGRGIGIGLMYGLFKPRVLGAWRVPAAGPVILAVNHAHNIDGPMLMGTAPRPVHFLIKKEAFVGPLDPFLRGIGQLKVDRTTVDRTAITQALGVLDNGGVLGIFPEGTRGEGDFASLRAGLAYFAVRGGAPIVPVAVLGSTEGRGRLIPALPPLRSRVDVVFGDAFQAGDGSGRRTRKALDEATLRIQGKLTAHLENARRLTGRQARPSAV
- a CDS encoding ADP-ribosylglycohydrolase family protein; translated protein: MIPTRILTKQAASGALTGLALGDALGFPTEFNNVPSILAKCGPWRQMRLPKPAIVSDDTQMTLALGRGIRTAMDRGLLTPLRLVRPVREEFVDWYHSPDNNRAPGRTCMTACRMLDSERPWQEASQTGSKGCGANMRVAPVGLVPGLSEEQRSGAAQLQAALTHGHPTALAASDLMARAVFLLAQGAEPMGLVGQLRSYAFESRGRYLERWLGDLWRYAGDASPEEYIGRGWDECLTALAKVQDALRHPSPETDPCEATGDGWIAEEALATALHCFLLFPEEPATALRRAACTRGDSDSLGCLTGALAGAHLGAAAWPKEWSERIEYRSDLLSLGALWDS
- a CDS encoding nucleotidyltransferase domain-containing protein — encoded protein: MITPEAEALVRDHTVYSCVMGSRAFGLATDDSDTDRRGIFLAPTPLFWRFTKPPTHVDGPDREQFSWELERFCELALRANPNVLECLHSPLVERIDDTGRELLGLRGAFLSRRAHETFVRYAVGQRRKLEADVRQYGAPRWKHAMHLLRLLAAGRDLLRTGRLTIEVGDAREGLLAVKRGEVPWSEVERRMNRLAEDNDEAVTRSPLPPEPDLERVEAFLVRARRASAAG
- the cmk gene encoding (d)CMP kinase → MSTTVETVSAAARTAPAAVIVAIDGPSGTGKSSTSKAVAAQLGLSYLDTGAQYRAITWWMLNNGIDVQNPSEIATAAAKPVIVSGTDPAAPTITVDGEDASGPIRTQEVTSKVSAVSAVPEVRTLITELQRSIAAEAERGIVVEGRDIGTTVLPDADIKIFLTASPEARAARRSGEVKGSDLATTKEALIKRDAADSGRKTSPLAKAGDAVEVDTTELTLQQVIECVVTLVGEKQAVK
- a CDS encoding TetR/AcrR family transcriptional regulator, which codes for MTDGSGDPRTARTRGRLREALLEACAERSLDRVSVADVVRGAGVGRATFYLHYDDLRALALDACAGPVREAVDALHAWDRTPPGPDAPPDELVALLADVRRRAAVYRSLLGPGGPLGDLLHQELRQRSIDELRRRRPGGSGHDLTASAVAGLFTGMLADWVHDRTDATPEQLAGRIWRNLLAVHAAAASHGQSTAAAGPAAPLG